GAGTCTGACAATGGGGTAAGGAGCAAAGTCTAAGCTACTGCATGTATATCTTAGATGGATTTTCGTAGTAGAGGGAAAAAAGTGGTCAAATATCAGAAACAAATCCGTTTACCTTCCATAGGActcagttttatttttccatgtttaTTACCGTAACTTTTTAAATAAGAGCTTCTGTCCTTGCATTTGATCCTGTATTTGGGTCATGCTGAATTTGTGATATCAATCATTTCAATGGCAAGAAACCAAGATTTTAAACAGGTGCAATGTTCCTACCCTGTTCTGAATGGAAGATCTGCATGCTGgatacagcaacagagggtcctgtggcacctttgagactaacagaagttttgggagcataagctttcgtgggtaagaacctcacttcttcagatgcaagtaatggaaatctccagaggcaggtataaatcagtgtggagataatgaggttagttcaatcagggagggtgaggtgctctgctagcagttgaggtgtgaacaccaagggaggagaaactgcttctgtagttggatagccaNNNNNNNNNNNNNNNNNNNNNNNNNNNNNNNNNNNNNNNNNNNNNNNNNNNNNNNNNNNNNNNNNNNNNNNNNNNNNNNNNNNNNNNNNNNNNNNNNNNNNNNNNNNNNNNNNNNNNNNNNNNNNNNNNNNNNNNNNNNNNNNNNNNNNNNNNNNNNNNNNNNNNNNNNNNNNNNNNNNNNNNNNNNNNNNNNNNNNNNNNNNNNNNNNNNNNNNNNNNNNNNNNNNNNNNNNNNNNNNNNNNNNNNNNNNNNNNNNNNNNNNNNNNNNNNNNNNNNNNNNNNNNNNNNNNNNNNNNNNNNcaaagactgtgaatggctatccaactacagaaacagtttctcctcccttggtgttcacacctcaactgctagcagagcacctcaccctccctgattgaactaatctcgttatctccacactgatttatacctgcctctggagatttccattacttgcatctgaagaagtgaggttcttacccacgaaagcttatgctcccagtacttctgttagtctcaaaggtgccacaggaccctctgttgctttttacagattcagactaacacggctacccctctgatgctggATACAGTCCACCTAGAGAGTGCCCCATCTCTAGATCTGGCCTTATTTTTCACTTAAAGTCTCATCAGACTAAACTTGGCTGTTCCTGGAGTTTCTCCTCCAGCACCTCATAACCTCTGTCTCTCAGACATGCTCAACCCTCTCCTATTTAACCAGATTATAGCTAATTGGATACCCCTGAACTAATGTATGTACTTTGCAAAAGTACCTCCACACTTCTCTGCAGGGTTGAAGCACCTGGCAGCAGGAATGACTAAGCAGAAGAACCCTGTAACCCCATGCACAGCCCTAGAAACTTACACCTGTTGTATACAATATTATGATTCCATTTCAAGGTCAAAAAGAAGAGTAAGATGGGCTGCATGCATGAAAGCAAATATCTTCAATTGCATTAGACCCGATCCTGCTCACATTAAAGTTAATTACCACACTTCATGAGAGCCATGGGCTTAAGTCCTAAACAAAAGCAATGAACACTTTGATGCCATGTATGAGGCATAGGTTCTGGAAAAACTCCATTGCAGAATTGAGTGGAGATGTCACATGATATGCCTAGGTTCTAAAGGTAAGAATCATCTTCATGGACCCTCAGTCAATAGTTcatgaaacagcagcagcatctgcctATAGGCAAGAATTTGCAGTGGTAATCAATTCACCCAAAAACCTAACCTAACCTACGCTAGGATTCGAAAAGCTACCCAATACCAACCCCTTTTCCTATCACCTCTTGACCGAGTAATATAGCATTACACTTTAAACAACAGTTACAGGTGAAGTTCTTCACAGAAACTCTATTTCTGGCAAGATGTAAATTTGGCAAAAACAGAATTCAGTCCTCCAGCATAAGccaaaattttaaactttttaattttaattaaatattagcaGATATACAGTTTGAATTTGTTTCCTACTTTGGAATTTACTACTTCATTTCATAAAGGCATCTTATTTCTTGGTTACATTTCTGCTAATATTTAACATACGCAAAGtaacaaagtatttttaaacttGATATTTTAAATCTACAAGCCAAGAAACTGATTTGTGTGTCCCATGATAATTGGAACACAATCTCTTAGCACACAAGCACTATGAAAGGGACTTTTTGACACAGCATAGACCCAAAGATAACCCTATGATTCAAAGGGTTGCTATTTCAAATGGCCAATAAAATAATCATGACCAAGTATAGACTAACCTCTTGTCTAATACAGACTGACAATCTCTCTGTAACTAGCACATCTTGTTTGCAAAAAACTGCTATCTTATATAAAAGCAACAGCTGGGTAAAGAAAACCCACATATTTACCGAATGCTTGAAGTTTGCCAGAGTGGAAATCATTTAGAAGGCTCAGAAGTCCCCTCTCCATCTCTTGCACATCTGATACATCTGTGAGAAAAGAGTGCTGTATTGGAGCTGCCTgtgcccctttcccttcccctcctggaGGTTTGGCTTTTTCTTTTATTCCTCTGAGGAAATGAAAGACATGTAATTTTACAGAAGAGACTACCTTCCTCTTTTTGCTCCTGCTGAAGAAGTGCAATGAAGGACTATCCTAGAAATCAGCCTTAAAAGGACAACTGTAGTGAATGTACATCCTTAACTGCACCATCAAATTATAAAGTATGGATCACAAATTTTAcctaaatataaagtgatcataTTGTGAAGCCACTATCTTGACAATCTGATAATACAAAGCAGGACTCCAAGAATCTGCTTTCTTATTACCATTAGAAAGCACAGTATCATCCACacgttttccttttaaaagtattaagaaaaactttttgaTTTCCCAATACTTTGATAGGAAGCAGACTCCTGGAACTCTACTTGGCATCAAACTAGGCCCCTGGGTGGGGAAGTAAATAACAAGGCAACCACATTCACTGAACAGATATTAAAGCAGTAACAGGTATTTCTAATGTATACATTCATATTAGCTAAGATTTTATAACTTGTcactagttttatttttcttccataaAGCTGCATGAAAAAGTTAGCCAAGCAGACACATTCTTAAATACTCTGCATACAATGCACACTCACACAAGTGTGGAGAAACTCAAGTGAATTCAATCTTTTTCCTCAACTATTCCATGAGTAGCTTATCCTGATGTAAATACAGTTTTGTTGGCTGAATATAACCTGCAACTACTACTTTAGTTTAGAAACTGCAATAAATTTCCATATGACCACCCCTTGTCAAGTCAGGCTAATAGCTTGGCCATCCACAGAAATGATTcatatataaaaataagtttaggtcatatttaacaacaacaaaaatatcaaaGTGATTATATTTCCCCCATATCTTGCCATATGAGGAATAATCCTgttgtgtattttaaaacattattgaGTTGCACACAATGATAAATTTTAGTCCATTCTCACGTCAGCTGCAGTTACTGTAGATTTCTAGAGCGGTACATCTTGCATTTTGGATAATATAATATTTCtagagaaaacatttttcctgaaatgcaaTGGAGAAAGAATATCTACTGCACTTCTGAGTGTCAGATTCAGCAAGCTCTGCCATTCTGCTGATATTGGCACCTCCACACTAGATCTCAGTGCAGCACTGATAAAGTTAACTACTACAAAGATTGCTTAAGAATTTTGTTCTCAACCGTATTCTCTACCCACCTCTGCCTATATGCATTAGTTCACTGTTTAAGCTCCAGCTAATACTTTTAGGCCAATAATCCCAACTGTCTCTCCTTTTCCCACCCTCAATGATTTGTAGAATATTAGGAACTTACCTTTTTAACTTTGGTCTTTGTGAATTTGCTTGTGGTGCAGGATTTGAAAAAGCTGTACTTTTACTGACCGGCACAGAATTTTTCTTGGCATTAGTAACCTGAGTTGGGTGACTACTGGATGATTTGGGGCTCCTCCTCTTGattttcctttcttccatttCCGCTGGTTAACTATTGCACTCAGACTAATTTCTTATCTTATGGAAGGAATAAAA
The nucleotide sequence above comes from Trachemys scripta elegans isolate TJP31775 chromosome 3, CAS_Tse_1.0, whole genome shotgun sequence. Encoded proteins:
- the CCDC28A gene encoding coiled-coil domain-containing protein 28A, whose translation is MEERKIKRRSPKSSSSHPTQVTNAKKNSVPVSKSTAFSNPAPQANSQRPKLKRGIKEKAKPPGGEGKGAQAAPIQHSFLTDVSDVQEMERGLLSLLNDFHSGKLQAFGNECSIEQMEHVRGMQEKLARLNLELYGELEELPEDKRKLASDSNLDRLLSDLEELNSSIQKLHLADAQDIPNTSTS